The sequence below is a genomic window from Raphanus sativus cultivar WK10039 unplaced genomic scaffold, ASM80110v3 Scaffold4842, whole genome shotgun sequence.
GCAAGCTGGTCGACTGTCTTATTACTGGTAAGGTGCTTCCTATCATTACGCTCGCGCCAAATGTAGTAGATGGTGACTTGCACGACCAATCGCAGAAGGATGTATGTGAGAAGATCGTAGGACCTTGTCGACAGTCTAGACAGCGTAGTGGTCCAGTCTGGGTCTGGATCGATCCCAACCAGATTACCAGCCATCTTCAGCCAGAGAGTGAAAGTATAAGGACATGCAAAGTAGATGTAATCCCTAGTCTCAGCAGGCTCGCCACAAAAGAGGCAGTGTTGCGGTTGACCCCATCGAATAGAGCGATGACCAGTTGATAGTCTAACTCTAATTGCAAGCCAAGTGATGAGTGCGAATCGAGGCACCCCTTGGGAGAACCAAACAATTTTACTCCATGAAAACTTCTCTTTTTGATGCCTGATTTGATTCCAAGTTTCCCAGGAAACAAATGTGGTGCCATAATTCCCATTATCTCGTTTCCAtagcacttcatctcttccatCAGCTAGCTTTAACTGAAACGCTTGTAAGTAAGCAACCAAGCTCTGGATATGTCTATCTCGACATCTTCGAAACCTCCATTCATCATCCTTTAACACATCACAAATTATCATATCCCTTCTAATGCCCAGCTTCTGTGTGCCAGTTCTCACCAGCAATCTCAATGAGTCTGCCTAGGAAACCACAAATCAGACCAGAATCGCACAGTACGACCATCCTTATCCTCCATCAGTAAGAACTCTTTTGCCAAATTTCGAAATTTCAATAACTTCCTCCATGCCCAAGACCCTAGGCCAGTGTCCTTTGCATCCCTCATCACACAGTAAGTACCTTTGCACCCAGATGGCTCACATCGACTTTGTTTTGGCAAATAATCGCCATATGAGCTTTAAAGAAAATACAGTGCTCACCTCCTGGATTCGAcgaataattaaataatttacaatagacatgtatttataatttttattgtaaaacaGATATAGACCTAATCATGTgctaaaatttttttaaacatcgTTATAATCTGATACAAATTAATTGGCtgaacttatttatttttaaccaaaaattaattttatttccttttatataaatagagtACCGGAAGATAAAAATAGGATATTGAATAATATCATTAGCTTTCCGTATTCTTATGATAAAACCCGATCAAAGTATAcacatttcataaaaaaaacaaaaaagaagtaaaaggTAATTAAAAATCTTAAGGAATTGCTGAAATCTTGATGACGTAAGTTTGACCAGATAAAACTGTTACCAAAATGAAATGGTTAGATCTATTACTATAAGATGACCCT
It includes:
- the LOC108838100 gene encoding uncharacterized protein LOC108838100, translating into MAIICQNKVDVSHLGAKADSLRLLVRTGTQKLGIRRDMIICDVLKDDEWRFRRCRDRHIQSLVAYLQAFQLKLADGRDEVLWKRDNGNYGTTFVSWETWNQIRHQKEKFSWSKIVWFSQGVPRFALITWLAIRVRLSTGHRSIRWGQPQHCLFCGEPAETRDYIYFACPYTFTLWLKMAGNLVGIDPDPDWTTTLSRLSTRSYDLLTYILLRLVVQVTIYYIWRERNDRKHLTSNKTVDQLAKLINKTVRNRITCTKYSTNPKLHGLMTRWFAAHV